The Bacteroidota bacterium genome includes a region encoding these proteins:
- a CDS encoding HPF/RaiA family ribosome-associated protein: MKIQFNTDKNVTGNEELIASSNSLISEELSRFSQHITRVEVHLSDEDGNKDGLNDKRCMMEARLAGMKPIAVTDHANTHEQAIFGAIDKLKTSLEKITGRLKNY, encoded by the coding sequence ATGAAAATACAATTTAATACAGATAAAAATGTAACCGGGAATGAAGAACTTATTGCTTCGTCAAATTCCTTAATATCGGAAGAACTAAGCAGGTTCAGTCAACACATAACAAGGGTAGAAGTTCATCTCTCGGATGAGGATGGCAATAAAGACGGGTTAAACGATAAACGCTGCATGATGGAAGCCCGACTTGCAGGTATGAAACCAATCGCAGTTACCGACCATGCAAACACCCATGAGCAGGCTATTTTTGGCGCAATAGACAAATTGAAAACTTCTTTGGAAAAAATAA